The genomic window TTTAACTATCAATAGTTTAATGGCTAGTACTTCCGTTGTTATTCCCATACAAGCAGAATATTTTGCTCTTGAAGGTTTGGGCCAATTAATGAATACTGTTAATTTAGTTAAAAAAAATCTTGGCGCCAATCTCTCTGTTTTAGGGGCAGTAATCACTATGTATGATGAACGGTCGCGTCTTCCCAAAGAAATACTCGAAAATCTTTACCAAAATTTTCCCTATCGCATTTTTAGAACAGTTATCCCTAGAAACATTAGTTTAGCTGAAGCGCCAAGTTTTGGTCATTCTATTTTTGACTACGCGCCGAATTCAAAAGGAGCCAATGCCTACCGCCGTTTGGGAGAAGAGCTTATTTTTTATCTTAATACACTTGATTAATTTTTTGTTTTTGTTATATTTAAAACCAATAAATATTTTTAGAATTTATTGTTTATGTTTAAAAAATTAATAGATTATTTTAAGGCATCAAAAGAAGAGATAAAAAGAGTGGTTTGGCCAACTAAAAAAAAGGCAACAAAAGATGCCGCTATTGTTATTATAGCAAGTTTGGGTTTGGCTCTTTTTTTAGGATTGCTTGATTTTATATTAACTAAGATTTTCCAAATAATGATAAGCTAAAATTTTGTAATTTAAAATTTATAAATTTCATTGCTAGTAAAATTTTTAAAGAAAATTTTAAAATTTGATAGTTTTTATGTCTAAACAAATAGAACAAGGGCGGCAATGGTATGCTGTCCATACATATTCCGGTTATGAAGAAAGAGTTGCTGAATCTCTTCGCCAGCGGGTGGATTCTATGGATATGGGGGATAAAATTTTTAATATTCTTGTCCCAGTGGAGAAAAGAATTAAAATTAAAGGTGGAAAAAGAAAAGTAGTGGTTGAGAAAATTTTTCCTGGCTATGTTTTAGTGGAGATGATCGTCACTGATGATTCTTGGTATGTAGTTAGAAATACACCCAATGTTACTGGTTTCATTGGCTCAGGCATAATCCCCGTCCCTTTAAAAGAAGAAGAAGTTAAAGCGATTAACAAACGGATGGGAGTAGAGGAGCCGAAATATAAAATTGATATTGAAATTGGCTCACCGGTTAAAGTGACCGATGGTCCATTTAAAGATTTTGAAGGCAAAGTTTCTTCTGTTGATGAAGCCAAGGGGAGAGTTAAAGTTTTGATTAATGTTTTTGGTAGAGAGACCCCTTTGGATTTAGATTTTCTTCAAATCAAAAAAATATAAAAGGGATAGATATGTCTGCCGGTAGGCAGGACGATTTTGATCGAACTAAACAATTTTGATAAATTTAAATTTTGATTTTTTAAATTCCGTTTTATTATGGCTGTCAAAAAAGTAAAAGCAATAATTAGACTTCAAATTCCTGCGGGAGGGGCTACTCCCGCGCCGCCGGTTGGCCCGGCTTTAGGCCAGCATGGTCTTAATATCAGTGAATTTTGCAATAAATTCAATAACCAAACTCAAGATAAAAAAGGGAACATTCTAACCGTCCAAATAATGGTTTATGAAGATAGAACTTACAGTTTTGTAGTTAAAACTCCTTTGACTGCTGACCTTTTGCGCAAAGCCGCTCAAATAGATAAAGGAGCTTCTAATACTTTAACCGGGAAAAAAGGGAAAATAACTCAAGAACAGCT from Parcubacteria group bacterium ADurb.Bin159 includes these protein-coding regions:
- the soj gene encoding Chromosome-partitioning ATPase Soj, which codes for MPIISVVNQKGGTGKTTTVINLSSYLALIGQKILVVDFDPQANASSGLGVVEGKGIYEVISGVSDASSAMRQIKKNLYLIPATPDLSGANVELANTENKEKILFQHLSPLSSQFDIIFIDTPPSMGILTINSLMASTSVVIPIQAEYFALEGLGQLMNTVNLVKKNLGANLSVLGAVITMYDERSRLPKEILENLYQNFPYRIFRTVIPRNISLAEAPSFGHSIFDYAPNSKGANAYRRLGEELIFYLNTLD
- the rplK gene encoding 50S ribosomal protein L11, encoding MAVKKVKAIIRLQIPAGGATPAPPVGPALGQHGLNISEFCNKFNNQTQDKKGNILTVQIMVYEDRTYSFVVKTPLTADLLRKAAQIDKGASNTLTGKKGKITQEQLKEIALIKMPDLNTTDINEAVKIIAGTAHQMGIDII
- a CDS encoding preprotein translocase subunit SecE — translated: MFKKLIDYFKASKEEIKRVVWPTKKKATKDAAIVIIASLGLALFLGLLDFILTKIFQIMIS
- a CDS encoding hypothetical protein (Transcription termination/antitermination protein NusG), whose protein sequence is MSKQIEQGRQWYAVHTYSGYEERVAESLRQRVDSMDMGDKIFNILVPVEKRIKIKGGKRKVVVEKIFPGYVLVEMIVTDDSWYVVRNTPNVTGFIGSGIIPVPLKEEEVKAINKRMGVEEPKYKIDIEIGSPVKVTDGPFKDFEGKVSSVDEAKGRVKVLINVFGRETPLDLDFLQIKKI